CAAACGGTGGAGAAAATTTGGGATGAGGATGGAAACGAATTAGATGCAGCGAGACATCCGTTGCAAATCGTGAAATTCAAAGTGGATCAACCAGTGTATGTGAATAATATGATGCGAAAAAGCATACATCAATAAGAAAGAGTGGTAGTTGAATGGGGACGAATAAGCCGGTTGTAATTGGAATCGCTGGTGGTTCAGGATCAGGTAAAACAAGTGTAACAAAAGCAATTTTTGATCAATTTCAAGGTCATTCCATTTTAATTTTGGAGCAAGATTATTATTACAAAGACCAAAGTCATCTGCCAATGGAAGAGCGTTTAAAAACAAATTACGATCATCCATTAGCGTTTGATAATGACTTATTAATTGAGCACTTACATCAGTTGCTTGCATATAAGCCGGTTGAGAAACCCGTATATGATTATACATTGCATACACGCTCAGAAGAAATTATTCCAGTAGAACCGAAAGATGTAATTATTTTAGAAGGGATTCTTATCTTAGAAGACCCGCGTCTTTGTGATTTAATGGATATTAAGGTGTTTGTTGATACGGATGCTGACCTTCGTATTTTACGTCGCATGCAACGTGATATTAAAGAGCGTGGCCGTACAATGGACTCTGTTGTTGAGCAGTATGTAAATGTTGTACGTCCAATGCACAACCAATTTATTGAGCCTTCTAAGAAATTTGCGGATATAATTATTCCAGAAGGTGGACAAAATCATGTTGCAATCGATATTATGGTCACAAAAATTGCAACAATTCTTGAACAAAAAGTGAATTTGTAATAGCATAGTAAAAGATATACGATAGGAAGGGATTTTTTCCCTTCCTATCGAATACAATGAAACATGCCAACCTCATCTATCTATAGGTGAGGGCATATTTATATGAACTTTCCATACATATCTTCTTTATATGAGGAAGAATTGGAAAATACGGGGTTGTATGTGACAACTCCGCTAGTACATGTGTACTAGAAACCTCCGCTATAGGATAAAGCGGAGGAGTTTTCATATTGAACTCCTCTTTTTTTCGGGGGATTGGTATATAAAAGGAGTGGAAAACATGGCAACAGAAAAAACATACCCTATGACGCAAGAGGGTAAACAAAAATTAGAAAACGAAATTGAGCAATTAAAAACAGTAAGACGTAAAGAAGTTGTAGAGCGTATTAAAATCGCACGTAGCTTCGGTGATCTTTCTGAGAACTCGGAGTACGATGCAGCGAAAGATGAGCAAGCATTCGTAGAAGGACGTATTACACAACTAGAAAATATGATTCGTAACGCAGTTATCATTGAAGATAATGGCGAAGAGTCTACAGTTGTAACATTAGGTAAAACTGTAGTATTCAAAGAATTACCAGATGGAGATGAAGAAGCTTACACAATCGTTGGTAGCGCAGAAGCTGATCCATTTGAAGGAAGAATTTCTAACGATTCTCCAATCGCAAAAAGCTTATTAGGTAAGCAAATTGGTGAAAAGGTAGCAATCCAAACGCCAGGCGGAGAAATGCAAGTAGAGATTATCTCTGTAAAATAATAAAAAAGGTTCACTCATATGGGTGAACCTTTTTTATTTTTTCTCTTTTATTATCCCATTGCTCTCAAGATTCTGAGTGAAAAGTGCTATATAATCGTCCATGATAGTTTGGTTTGAGCGATAAAAGAGAAAGGATCCTTAAGGGAGTTTTCACTTTATTCGACATAATATGACGATGTAAGAGCTTTAATTCTGATATTATAAGTGAGGAATTTTATACTTTTATGTTTTGAAGTGTGAAGAGAGTTTAAAAGGGATAAGGAAGAGGGACAGTTCATGAAAAAGAAATTATTTGCAGCACTCACTTGTGGCGTTATGATGACAGGATTAGCGGCATGTGGATCTAGTGAGAAAACAAGTGCATCAAACGAATCGAAACCGAAACAAGAAGAAAAAAAGGATGATGCAGCAACTTCGTCTTCAAACAGCACACCGAATACAAAGGGGAACACGGAATTAGATAAGGATAAAAAGGAACAGAAATTCGAAGACTTTGCTCTAGAGTATCAGTTAGCTATTGTAATGAGAATGTTTCAGGATGTGACGATTAAGTATGATTATGCGATTGGTAATCCAGAATATTTGTTACAGGATACAATGGATCAGAAGACAATAGATGATATGAAGAATATGTTACAAGAACAGGCAAAGAATAATGATAAACTTTTTAAAGATGAAGTGAATCAAGCGTATACTTACTTAAATCAATCTAAAGTAAGTAATAAAGATGAAATTCAAAAGTTAATTAACGCAGAAAATGAATATTTAAAGATCGTAGACAAGATGATCGCATGTATTGATTCTGTAACGGTTGAGAATGCAAAAGAAAAAAGAAGTGAAATGCAAGCTTTACAACCGGATTATTTAAAAGCAGCAGCTCAAGTAACAACTACTACAATTGAGGTTGCAAAAAATTCAGGAATAGATGAAGAGAGTTTTAGGTCAATTCTTATGAAATTTCTAAAGCAGCCAAAAGATTTATAAAAATCATTCAATCATACAAGAAAAATACAAACTCTAATAATATTTCGTTCTGTATAAAAGGAATGACACCTCGTCTAAACTGAAAAGACGAGGTGTTTTTTATGAAAATCAAACGGAGAATTATCATCACCTTATTATGCTTTACATGCATCATGTTGCTATTGCTTGGAAGATTGGTACAAATACAGCTTATATCTACTGAATCATTTACAGATAAACATATAAATTTAATTGAAAAGAGTGTTACCCAGCGTACACAAGCAGTTACAGTGGATGATGGTAGGGGACGTTTTATTGATCGAAATGGAGTAGAACTTGGTGAAGAAAAGTATTCAGTGTTAATTATTTTTCCATTTCTACAAATAAAAAATGACATGTTAGAGAAAATTGCGCATATCATTAGTGTGCCGGGACAAGACATAAATCTGCAAATGAAAGACAAACGAAAACCATTTATATTTCAAAGAGGTGATAAACCGTTTCAATTAACGAAAGAACAGGTGGAAAAGATTAATCGTGCGGATATGTTAGGCATGGTTGCAACTGAAGTAAGGGTGAAACAAATACCAGAAGCAGAACATTTAATTGGTGCAGTAGGAGAAAACGAGAATGAATTTCAAAAGCGATACGGGGAAATGAAGAGGTTCCCTATTCAAACACCGATTGGTATTTCAGGACTTCAACAATCATTTGATGAATTTTTAATGACTGATGGTGAAACGAAAGTGTTGTATCAAGTAGACAGACAGGGCGAACCGATTTTTGGGAAACGTGCAAAATATACATCTCCTGGAAATCCTTTTTATCCAGTTACGATTCAAACAACGATAGAAAAGTCTTTGCAACAAAAAGCAGAAGAGCTTGTGCAAATGCATGGAATAAAAAACGGTGGATTAGTACTACTTGATGTGAAGAAGAGTGAAATTTTAGCAATGGTGAGTAAACTATCTTTACAGACGAATGATAAGCGTACGTATCAAAAAACGATGGAAAACCAAATGCTAACGCCTCATTTTCCTGGTTCTATTTTTAAAACAGTTGTAGCGGCCGCGGCAATTGATAATGATATAATTCAATCTCATCGTATGTTTAACTGTGATACAGATCCGTATGGCGAAAATACTCCGCAGGTTATGATGGGGAAATTAAGCTTCACAGAGAGCTTTGCTAGGAGTTGTAACAGGACATTTGCTGTGCTTGGTGATGAATTGATGCAAAAGGATAAACATGTAATGGAAACGTATTTAGAAGCGCTAGGAGCGAGTGAGAAGGTAGGATGGAAAGGGCAAGTGTTTCATACGTCTGGGTTTAAACAGTTGATAGAAGAGAAAAAAGCAATTGTTTGGAATGAAGAAGAAACTAAGATGAGTCACAAAGCAATCGCCCAAACGGCGATTGGGCAAAAGGATGTAAGAATATCCCCTTTAGCTGTTGCAAATATGATGGCGACGATTGCAAGAAATGGAGAGAAGAAAGAAGTAAAAGCTGTAAAAGAAATACGGTACAAAAATGGCACAAGATTTTTTCATTTTGAAGATCATAAATTGGAGGGGCGACAACTCTCTTATCATACAGTGAAACAAGTGCAATCACTATTAAGAAAAGTAGTAACGATGGAGAAAGGAACAGGTACTACTTTTCAGTCATTACCGCTATCTGTTGCCGGAAAATCTGGGACGGCACAAACAGGAAAAGGAAATAGTGTAAATCGTTGGTTTGCGGGTTACTTCCCGTATGAAAACCCAAGATATGCGTTAGTAGTTGTTGACTTAGAAACGAATAATGAACAAAATACTGTAACACCGATTTTTAAAGAATTTGTAGAAGAGATTGCTCACTTGGAAAGTAGAAGGTAATCTTGCAATTTATTATCAAATGTTTTCATTTCGTGAAAAAATTACTGTAGTTATTCAACCTTTTAAGATTTAGTGTTACAATAGCAAGTAGGAAAAACTGCATGGAGGTTTGAAGAATGGCAGGAGGATCTAGATTCCAACAGAAACAACAAAAACGTCGTCAAAACGGTGTTTTAAATATTGCAATTGCTATTGTGTTATTAGCAGTACTTGTTGTAGCGTATCAAGTATTCTTTACTTCTGATACAACAGAGCAAGCATCTTCTCCAGACAAGAAAGTATCTCAGCAAACAACGAAAGATAATAAAGCTGAGAAAACGAAAGAGAAAGAAGAAGCTAAGAAACAAGAGCAAGCAGCAGCGAAGAAAAAAGAGGACGAAGAGAAACAAAAAGCTGAGGAAGAAGCAAAAGCAAATGAAAAGACCCCAGCTGAAAAAACACAGCCTAAAGCAACAGATGCTTATACGAAACCTTCTTGGAAGCCAGTTGGTACAACGCAAGGT
This sequence is a window from Bacillus pseudomycoides DSM 12442. Protein-coding genes within it:
- the udk gene encoding uridine kinase, which encodes MGTNKPVVIGIAGGSGSGKTSVTKAIFDQFQGHSILILEQDYYYKDQSHLPMEERLKTNYDHPLAFDNDLLIEHLHQLLAYKPVEKPVYDYTLHTRSEEIIPVEPKDVIILEGILILEDPRLCDLMDIKVFVDTDADLRILRRMQRDIKERGRTMDSVVEQYVNVVRPMHNQFIEPSKKFADIIIPEGGQNHVAIDIMVTKIATILEQKVNL
- the greA gene encoding transcription elongation factor GreA, with the translated sequence MATEKTYPMTQEGKQKLENEIEQLKTVRRKEVVERIKIARSFGDLSENSEYDAAKDEQAFVEGRITQLENMIRNAVIIEDNGEESTVVTLGKTVVFKELPDGDEEAYTIVGSAEADPFEGRISNDSPIAKSLLGKQIGEKVAIQTPGGEMQVEIISVK
- a CDS encoding peptidoglycan D,D-transpeptidase FtsI family protein; this encodes MKIKRRIIITLLCFTCIMLLLLGRLVQIQLISTESFTDKHINLIEKSVTQRTQAVTVDDGRGRFIDRNGVELGEEKYSVLIIFPFLQIKNDMLEKIAHIISVPGQDINLQMKDKRKPFIFQRGDKPFQLTKEQVEKINRADMLGMVATEVRVKQIPEAEHLIGAVGENENEFQKRYGEMKRFPIQTPIGISGLQQSFDEFLMTDGETKVLYQVDRQGEPIFGKRAKYTSPGNPFYPVTIQTTIEKSLQQKAEELVQMHGIKNGGLVLLDVKKSEILAMVSKLSLQTNDKRTYQKTMENQMLTPHFPGSIFKTVVAAAAIDNDIIQSHRMFNCDTDPYGENTPQVMMGKLSFTESFARSCNRTFAVLGDELMQKDKHVMETYLEALGASEKVGWKGQVFHTSGFKQLIEEKKAIVWNEEETKMSHKAIAQTAIGQKDVRISPLAVANMMATIARNGEKKEVKAVKEIRYKNGTRFFHFEDHKLEGRQLSYHTVKQVQSLLRKVVTMEKGTGTTFQSLPLSVAGKSGTAQTGKGNSVNRWFAGYFPYENPRYALVVVDLETNNEQNTVTPIFKEFVEEIAHLESRR
- a CDS encoding YrrS family protein; the encoded protein is MAGGSRFQQKQQKRRQNGVLNIAIAIVLLAVLVVAYQVFFTSDTTEQASSPDKKVSQQTTKDNKAEKTKEKEEAKKQEQAAAKKKEDEEKQKAEEEAKANEKTPAEKTQPKATDAYTKPSWKPVGTTQGATPAMTFQQGSADWNEMKQAISAAIEVPVEQLVIHRIGNNGKQKAYGNVQDKQTGKRYYVNIDWVENEGWKPALVQTLN